From a region of the Malania oleifera isolate guangnan ecotype guangnan chromosome 12, ASM2987363v1, whole genome shotgun sequence genome:
- the LOC131145140 gene encoding putative pentatricopeptide repeat-containing protein At5g08490, which yields MIRRGCSINATHDESLPLFLQKIRCAGCKPDHQVFASLLKACAAISAIKLGEAVHSYVAKLGHLSCYAVSKAVLNMYAKCGALDDCKKLFNEMGHCDPVTWNIVLSGFSGSRVYDAEVIRLFYAMHLAHEPKPNSVSIAVILPVCARLGELDAGKSVHSYAIKSGLESQTLVGNALVSLYAKCGLVRTDACAAFQTIDSKDIVSWNAMIAGFSENNYMTNALELFHLMLEEPIEPNYATVANILPVCASLEKNNAFCIGKRIHCYVLRRTELATNVSVSNALMSFYQRIGFVEEAELIFQRMQSKDIISWNAIIAGYISNGEWSKSLVLFREFLSSGLVGPDSITLISILPACARLYDLHMGKKIHGYTLRHPNLRENTAVGNALISFYAKCNDINAAFRIFLMISKRDLISWNAMLDALAESESENQFNDVLHWMLREGVRPDPITILSMIYIFASFCRMDKVKEVHGYSFKAGFLQDLVEPTIWNALLDAYAKCSNMEYATKIFESLLGKRNVVTCNSMISGYLYCGLYNETYKIFNDMSEADLTTWNLMIRVYAENGCVDQALSLFHELQAQGMKPDTLSIMSILPVSAQMASVQLLRQLHGYIVRACFEDHCLKGALLDGYSKCGTIRCASTLFQSTLHKDLVMFTAMIGGYAMHGMGEEAVRTYHHMLQLGLKPDHVIITAVLSACSHAGLVDEGWKIFDSIEKVHGVKPTMEQYACAVDLLARRGRVKDAYSFVTRMPINANANVWGTLLGACRTHHEVELGRIVANHLFEIEANNIGNYVVMSNLYAADARWDGVMDMRRLMRTRDLRKPAGCSWVEMRQRKSIFIAGDSSHPQRSVIYSVLGSLDQQMKDPFQF from the coding sequence ATGATTAGGAGAGGTTGCTCTATAAATGCCACGCACGATGAATCCCTGCCCCTTTTCCTTCAAAAGATACGATGCGCAGGTTGTAAGCCCGACCATCAAGTCTTCGCAAGTCTTCTCAAAGCTTGCGCTGCCATCTCGGCCATCAAATTGGGGGAGGCCGTTCACAGTTATGTCGCTAAACTGGGCCATCTTTCCTGCTACGCTGTATCTAAGGCAGTTCTTAACATGTATGCTAAATGTGGAGCTCTTGATGACTGCAAGAAACTGTTTAATGAGATGGGTCATTGTGATCCTGTAACCTGGAACATTGTCTTATCTGGATTTTCTGGATCCCGGGTTTATGATGCTGAGGTGATTAGGTTGTTCTATGCAATGCATCTTGCCCACGAACCTAAGCCTAACTCTGTCTCCATTGCTGTAATTCTTCCAGTATGTGCTCGTTTAGGAGAGTTAGATGCTGGAAAGAGTGTGCATTCTTATGCGATCAAATCTGGATTAGAGTCACAGACGCTTGTAGGAAATGCTTTGGTGTCCCTGTATGCAAAATGTGGACTTGTGCGCACTGATGCATGTGCTGCATTTCAAACAATTGATAGCAAAGATATTGTTTCCTGGAATGCAATGATTGCAGGATTTTCTGAAAATAACTACATGACCAATGCATTGGAATTGTTCCATTTGATGCTAGAAGAACCAATAGAGCCAAATTATGCTACAGTTGCAAATATTCTGCCTGTTTGTGCTTCTTTAGAAAAGAATAACGCTTTCTGCATAGGGAAAAGGATTCACTGCTATGTGCTGCGTCGGACTGAGCTGGCCACAAATGTTTCTGTCTCCAATGCCCTTATGAGCTTTTACCAGAGGATTGGTTTTGTGGAAGAAGCAGAATTGATTTTCCAAAGGATGCAATCAAAAGACATAATATCATGGAATGCTATTATTGCAGGATATATATCAAATGGTGAATGGTCGAAATCGTTGGTGTTGTTTCGTGAATTCCTCTCTTCCGGATTGGTTGGGCCAGATTCTATCACTCTTATCAGTATCCTTCCTGCGTGCGCCCGTTTATATGATTTGCATATGGGGAAAAAGATACATGGTTATACTCTCCGGCATCCAAATCTGCGTGAGAATACAGCTGTTGGTAATGCCCTAATAAGCTTCTATGCAAAATGCAATGATATAAATGCAGCATTTCGAATATTCTTAATGATTTCTAAAAGGGACTTGATATCATGGAATGCTATGCTTGATGCTTTGGCAGAGAGCGAAAGTGAGAATCAGTTTAATGATGTCTTACACTGGATGTTGAGGGAAGGAGTAAGACCTGACCCCATTACTATATTATCCATGATTTATATATTTGCTTCTTTTTGTAGAATGGACAAGGTTAAAGAAGTTCATGGATACTCATTTAAAGCTGGCTTTCTCCAAGATTTAGTTGAACCTACAATCTGGAATGCATTGCTTGATGCGTATGCCAAATGTAGTAACATGGAGTATGCAACAAAAATATTTGAAAGTTTGTTGGGTAAAAGAAATGTGGTCACATGCAATTCAATGATCTCAGGCTATTTGTATTGTGGTTTATACAATGAaacatataaaatatttaatgacATGTCAGAAGCTGATCTCACCACTTGGAATCTTATGATTCGTGTTTATGCTGAAAATGGTTGTGTGGACCAAGCTCTTAGTCTGTTTCATGAGTTACAAGCTCAAGGAATGAAGCCTGATACATTGAGCATCATGAGCATCCTTCCAGTCTCTGCTCAAATGGCCTCTGTCCAATTGTTAAGGCAGTTGCATGGATACATTGTCAGAGCATGTTTTGAGGATCATTGCTTGAAGGGGGCTTTACTAGATGGATACTCAAAATGTGGAACCATAAGATGTGCATCTACACTTTTTCAGTCAACTCTTCACAAGGATTTGGTTATGTTCACAGCCATGATTGGTGGGTATGCCATGCATGGTATGGGAGAGGAAGCAGTTAGGACTTACCATCATATGCTTCAGTTGGGTCTAAAGCCAGATCATGTGATCATCACTGCTGTCTTGTCAGCTTGCAGTCATGCTGGTCTGGTGGATGAAGGGTGGAAAATTTTTGATTCAATAGAAAAGGTACATGGGGTCAAGCCAACCATGGAACAATATGCTTGTGCAGTGGATCTCCTCGCTCGCAGAGGCCGAGTTAAAGATGCATACTCTTTTGTGACTAGGATGCCAATTAATGCTAATGCAAATGTATGGGGGACACTCCTCGGTGCTTGTAGGACCCACCATGAGGTAGAATTGGGGCGTATTGTGGCTAATCACCTTTTTGAGATTGAAGCTAATAATATTGGGAACTATGTAGTGATGTCGAATCTGTATGCAGCAGATGCTAGATGGGATGGAGTCATGGATATGAGGAGGCTTATGAGGACAAGAGATTTGAGAAAGCCAGCTGGATGCAGCTGGGTTGAAATGCGGCAGAGGAAGAGCATTTTCATAGCTGGAGATTCTTCTCATCCACAAAGAAGCGTTATTTATAGTGTCTTAGGTAGCTTGGATCAACAAATGAAAGATCCATTTCAGTTTTGA